AGTATATGAAGCTTATCCAAAAGGATATACCGTAAACTTGAGACTGGGATGGCTCTACTACTTAATGGGAAAATATAAAAATTCCGAAGTTCATTATCGAAAGGCTGTGGAAGCAATACCCTCTTCTGTGGAAGCAAAATTGGGCTTAGCTCTTCCATTAATGGCAGAGAAGAGATGGTCAGATGTAGAGTCTTTGATGTATAAGGTTTTAAAAACAGACTACTATAATTTCTACGGCAACTTAAGACTTGCAATAGCACTGAGAAATGAAGGTAAGGGGAAACTAGCAGAACAGATTTCAAGGAAAATGCTTGCTCTTTATCCTTCAAATATTGCTTTTTTAACTGAACTCGGACTTGATCTTATAGCTCAGGGAAAGAAAAAAGAAGCTTACTCCATATTTAACGATGTTTTGATTCTCGATCCAGAAAACACAGTTGCCAGATATTACTTAGGAATTAAGTAATGGATTTCTCCGAAATTCCAGAATTTCTTATTAAAAAAATAGGTTCAGGAAAACCATACATAGCTGTAAGAGAATCTCCATCACGGCTACTTCTGGAACTATGCAAACACCGCCAAAAACCAATAATCGGCACGATAGCTGGAACCCTCCAGGAACTCGCAATTCAACTTATCCAATCTGACTTTTACAACCCGGGAATAATGACTGAACAAGAACGTCTGTTTATAGTAAGAAATGCCGTCAGAAAAGCTGGGATTCCCCTGTGGAGAAGCCCGCCTTACATAGAAATAATTGACAACAGAATAAGAGAATTTAAAGAACACAACATTTCAACAGAAATGCTTAAAAGTTGTTCGGAAAAAGTAAATAGTAATCTATCAAAAAAATTAGAAAAGACAGCAGAGATACTCGATAACTATAACTACGGAATAAAAACATACAGTAAGTACGACATATTTTCCCTTTTTGAAGAAGCCAAAAACAAAAAACCGCCATACACTGAAATAATTCTCTTTTTTCTTCCCCAAATACTTCCACTCGAAATTGACTTTCTAAACTCCCTTAATATTCCTGTAACAGTTTTAGTTTTTAAAGACAACAATTCCATATTTACAAAACTAAGCAGGGAAAATCTCAAACTGGTAGAAAACTGGAAAATTGTAGAAGTAAGACCTTGTGAAACAGCTCTCAATTTCTCGTTCAATCCAGAGAAAGAAACAACAGAAATAGAACTTATAGAAACATCTTATATAACCGAAAGTGAAGGTATAAAATTTATAGCTTCATTTATTAAAAAATTGCTGGTTGACGGTATCCCTCCTGAAAGAATCGCCGTGGCTGGCAGAAGCCTTGAAGGAAAAGAAATTCTCTTTTATGAAGCATTTAGGGAAATGAAAATACCTTTATTTTCTCAGTATAAAGGTATTCCGGTAAACCTTCATCCGGCAGTTAAAAAATTCCTATCAGAGATAAAAGAAACAGAAGAAAAGCAACTAATCGACTGGTGTAAAGCACTCAAAAAGTCCGCTGAAAATGAAAAAGCTGAAGAAGAATTGATAAAAGAGCTAGAAACCCTGAATCGAGAAATAGAAGCACTGACAGAATCGGACATCATAGAGAAAAACAAGCTGTCAGGAACTGAATTCCTGGAACTTCTTAAAATCCTTATGAAAAATCGAACATTCTTAATAACCGA
The sequence above is a segment of the Desulfurobacterium indicum genome. Coding sequences within it:
- a CDS encoding tetratricopeptide repeat protein — its product is MKLMKKIAAILAIIGMFSTTYALSYDEIKLAYHKSFIYEKAKDYRDAIKALMPVYEAYPKGYTVNLRLGWLYYLMGKYKNSEVHYRKAVEAIPSSVEAKLGLALPLMAEKRWSDVESLMYKVLKTDYYNFYGNLRLAIALRNEGKGKLAEQISRKMLALYPSNIAFLTELGLDLIAQGKKKEAYSIFNDVLILDPENTVARYYLGIK